Part of the Mixophyes fleayi isolate aMixFle1 chromosome 12, aMixFle1.hap1, whole genome shotgun sequence genome is shown below.
AGCAGGTCATGTTTTGACGATTTCCCTGTTTAAGAATCAAGCCCCGATTTATTTTGCGCCTCTGACGTAGTGCTCTATATATATCGGGAGTGCGCACATGGCTTCACTAAATAAACTCTGCCGTTATGTAATAATTATACATTTCTACAGAAAATGGTGAAGGAAACGATGTACTACGACCTCTTGGGGTTGCCGCCCACCGCCTCCTCGGACGATATAAAGCGGGCGTTCAGACGGCTGGCGTTGAAGTACCATCCCGATAAGAACCCGAACGCAGGCGATAAGGTAGGTACCCTCCGCGCAGCCGAATGTCTTTCTATCGGCATAGCCGAGTCTCCTGCTTTCACATCCCATTCTAATCCAGGGGTCCACGTTGATTTTTTCTGTCAGGgctgaattttaatttaaaaaaaaacgcgGAGCCTCCTTTAGCTTCCGTCCCGTCCCGCGGCCGGAGGGTGGGATTCTCACTGTTCCCGGGAAAAGCGGAGCTGAGTTTCAAGACGTGGTCTACGAGCTGAGGGGCTGGCACGCGGACCGGGCTACGAGAAGTGTATGTAAGCCGTCACTGGCTGTGATTCACAAACGTTATAGCGGCAAGACGTGCTGGGATTTAAGGAACTAAAATGGAACTGACCCCCACCTCAAAAAGTGAAACACTTAAACAAAAAGCAAATTGTGCTGAGATTTATgtaaatcaaccaatcagattctagttgtcattcaTTTAGaaccttctgcaaaatgaaagctggaatttgattggttgctataggcaacatctccactttttcaaaaactTGTGGTGTCTTTATGATGAGAATAAGTTAATCCCTGCAAAATTGACATCTTGCAAAAATGAGACCTCGATTGATGCAATGAAGGGGGGTAACATAGCCAATTAATGGTTTCATGTATGACCAAATCTATGTTCTAATATCCCCATATATCAAATGGGATAAGTGTCATAGACTGATGTCTGATCTATACAGAAAAGGAACCGTTTTAATCTCTGAGCAGCCGTCTGGTTTTGTACTTCCTGTGTAATCTGTTGTCTTTCTCCATTTTattatctatccatctatatattcGTATTACTCAAATGTGTCCTCATGTGCAGAATAAAGACCTCTTAGTTTGCTGataatatatatagcatataaatacatataatataacatataaatacggCAACATGTCTTACCACAGCAACTCACATAATTCATATATATTCTCTTCAtgttccctttttattttaatttttattattttgtagtttaAACAGATCTCAAAAGCCTATGAAGTCCTGTCGGACGCTAACAAGAGAGCGCTGTATGACCGCGGGGGGGAGTCCGCCGTGATTGGGGACAGGACGAACGTTGGGAGTGCCCGGGGGTCGCAGTTGAACATACTGAATATCTTTTTTGGGGGCCGATCCAGGACCTGGCCACGGGCTGACAGAAGAGGTGAGTATACAAGGAAGGGCTCTGTATGTCCTGTCACATGTGCCCTACTTATATTTACAGCTATATTATGCAGCGTAATaaagatagatttatcaaaccttctaaaaacgaaaagcggagatgttgcccatggcaaccaatcaaatactatctatcatttatctagtgcattctagaacacgGTAGCTGGAATCTCATTGGTCGCTATGGATGATACCTCCTCTAAGTACTGTTTCTTCACGTAACGTGACCTCGGACAGTACTCCTACCTCTTAGATGCTTCATATAGAACATATTTATGATAATTTGGCCATAGGGCTCTCACTGTTCCAGTAATAAATGAGGATAGCAGTTGGTATCCTCAAACTACGTTCTGGTGAAAGGTTTCCCACCGGCCTTACACTAAACAGACAATAGCTGTAGTTAAAGGACCGATGAACCAAAAATAAAAACGCGTTGCTATTATACTGTTGTAATATATCTTCCGTTGGTCCTTTTTATTGAAGCTGTGGTGAACCGCGTGGGGTCTGGAAACGGTGAAGAGGGGGAGATGTGATTGGCTGTGGGAGACATTCTCTGGTTCCCAACCAATCACATTAAAGTGAAATTGTTTTGCAAAATCTAATTGCAATATAAAAATACTACTTCACAGACCATTACTGAGaagaagaaatatatattaaaaaaaaacaaaaaacgatcaAAGTGATTCAGCCGGTTAATGGCCTTCAAACTACTGGTGGACCTAAGTCTACAGTCATGTTATGCCATGTTTCATCCATGCGGATAGAATGTCCTTAAATACTTTTTCCAATTATGCGCGGCTTGCTCAGATGTCTAATTAGCCTTTTTGTGTGCTGTTGACCGATTGTGCTTTAAATACGGTAATTAGCTGTTAGGTTTAGGTGCTGGTATCGCCCATTTAAAGCAATtcttataaaaataattacagtGTAGATGtaatttataacttttttttttttttcttctctcctcctctttctctctcaggaCGGACTGTCACCCACCATCTCTTCGTGTCCCTGGAAGATCTATACAACGGGGCCACACGCAAACTCTCCATTCAGAAGAACGTCATCTGTCCGAATTGCAAAGGTGAGTGGTTTTATAATCCGCGTCTCGCCGATCTTCTTGTGTTCCGATCGCTCCCCGTTGGCACGCGGTGGAGGCAGCCAGGTTGTAGGCGGCACTGATATTCCCTAGAATGTGGCCTcgttcttcaccaggaacccgTGGCATCACTGGGGATTTTTCGGGGGTCAACTCGCCAGTTGTCTATGGCTTTTTGATGCCGCTAGATTCTTGTTAATTGATAGACTGCCTTCGCATGAATATATAATATGAAAATCTCTAGGGGTGCAGCCCTCCTTCTTCAACAGGCTGTTCAGGTTTCAAACCTGGTGCATGAATCCGTGGACTGTCCAGGCTGGGATACGGAGACACTACTTCGGGGAATTTCTAAGTTGAGGACTGATACTACTTGGCTTTAGTACAGAGTTGGTTCGGTTGGCCAACTCTACTCTGATACCTACTTGCTTTCACCACACCGTTCCCCAGTTTTGTCATGCTCCACTTAAAGCTCTCTTACCTGGATTGGGTCCCCATAAAACACGATTTCCGTATTCTACGCCACCGTACAATATTTTACTTGTGGATCTGCTAGTCGTTAATGCTAGATGGGAAGCTGACCTAGGTCAACTTAGTGAGAAGGAGTGGAGATTTAGGCTTGGTAGTGCCGAGGATGCCTCTTCGGTCACCAGGTTTTGCCAAATCCATTTGTTTCTACTGCCTACAGTTTACTATACTCCTGTACGACTGCTGACATATGGTAGGAGACGCCGTTCTAATTGCCGTAAATGTGGATCGGAGTCGGGTGCTttctgccacctcttctgttccTGTCTGGAGGTCAAGTGCTTCTGTGTAGCGGTTGGGTggtgtcactggctcctagtgacgtGATGCACTCTCTGCATTGGCTCGGCCTATAAAACAGCTTCTGCGGTGTGTGAAGGTGGCACTATTTATTGTAGAGTAACGGCATAGGGGATGTCACAGGGCTGGGGACAAATGTATTCATTCTAAGAAGTAATATTTCTGGTGTTGATTTTTGTCTGCAGTAGCAGCTGACTGTTCCCATTATCTGAACTTTGCACATCATAAACCATTCTGATCAGCTGGTCGCTTTATCTCCTGTAAACACATTGACACTATTTTTAGTTAATGCTCTGTGTGCGCTTTGCAGTACGAGCTAAGTTGCATTTTGCTGGCTTTAAGTCCCCTGGCAAGTCTCGTTGCTTAATGAGTACAGTTGAACGAACCGATTTTTAAAACCTTGCATTGTTTTacatggggtttttttgtttttttttgggaacGTTCCATAAAAATTTTTTCGCTGCTGTGGTTAATCATTCTAAAGATCTGATTGGTTAAATATTATTCTATCCCCGTCCTCTTCAAAACTGGGGACACACTGACGTAAGAGAGATGACGATTGATAACCTAACATTCTGGAATCTCGTCCGATGCTCCTTTAAAAACAACAGTGACGTTAGACGCTCTCCGACCAACtcgttgttttattaaaataatatataatctgatttgtatgtgtgtgtaattttattttactttacagaACAGTTCTGCCAATAATGATGGATATATGATATAAGGAAAACGTGATTCAACCACAGCTTACCCTTCTCAGTGATGCATCaaatattaatgttaattaaGTTCCTTTTATTCCCATTGAACTACATGCGTGTTaagtgactcttttttttttttttttcttggcaggCTTGGGTGCCCAGCAAGGGTCGGTGATTCAGTGCCCAAAGTGCCAAGGGACTGGCATGGAGACGCGGATCATTGGGGGGTGTATCCCTGGCATGATGCATTCCCTACAGACCACGTGCTCGGAGTGCCAGGGAGAAGGCGAACATATCCGTCCGTGTGATCGCTGCCCGGTCTGCAATGGCAGGAAGGTGACCAGGGAGAAGAAGATCCTCAGTGTGCACATAGACAGAGGTACTCTCATCCCCACGGGGGTTATATTATCTGTCCTAGACAGAGGTACTCTCATCCCCACAGGGGTTATATTATTATCTCTCCTAGACGGAGGTACTCTCATCCCCACAGGGGTTATATTATTATCTCTCCTAGACGGAGGTACTCTCATCCCCACAGGGGTTATATTATTATCTCTCCTAGACGGAGGTACTCTCATCCCCACGGGGGTTATATTATTATCTCTGCTAGACGGAGGTACTCTCATCCACACAGTGGTTATATTATCTGTCCTAGACAGAGGTACTCTCATCCCCACAGGGCTTATATTATTATCTCTCCTAGACAGAGGTACTCTCATCCCCACAGGGCTTATATTATTATCTCTCCTAGACATAGGTACTCTCATCCACACAGTGGTTATATTATTATCTCCCCTAGATGGAGGTACTCTCATCCCCACAGGGGTTATATTATCTGTCCTAGACGGGGGTACTCTCATCCCCACAGGGGTTATATTATTATCTCTGCTAGACGGAGGTACTCTCATCCCCACAGGGGTTATATTATCTGTCCTAGACAGAGGTACTCTCATCCCCACAGGGGTTATAGTATTATCTCTCCTAGACAGAGGTACTCTCATCCCCACAGGGGTTATATTATTATCTCTCCTAGACGGAGGTACTCTCATCCCCACAGGGGTTATATTATTATCTCTGCTAGACGGAGGTACTCTCATCCCCACAGGGCTTATAGTATTATCTCTCCTAGACGGAGGTACTCTCATGCACACAGGGGTTATATTATCTGTCCTAGACAGAGGTACTCTCATCCCCACAGGGGTTATATTATCTGTCCTAGACAGAGGTACTCTCATCCCCACAGGGGTTATATTATCTGTCCTAGACAGAGGTACTCTCATCCCCACAGGGGTTATATTATCTGTCCTAGACAGAGGTACTCTCATCCCCACAGGGGTTATATTATTATCTCTGCTAGACGGAGGTACTCTCATCCCCACAGGGGTTATATTATCTGTCCTAGACGGAGGTACTCTCATCCCCACAGGGGTTATAGTATTATCTCTCCTAGACGGAGGTACTCTCATCCCCACAGGGGTTATAGTATTATCTCTCCTAGACGGAGGTACTCTCATCCCCACAGGGGTTATATTATCTGTCCTAGACAGAGGTACTCTCATCCCCACAGGGCTTATATTATCTGTCCTAGACAGAGGTACTCTCATCCCCACAGGGCTTATATTATCTGTCCTAGACGGAGGTACTCTCATCCACACAGTGGTTATATTATTATCTCTCCTAGACGGAGGTACTCTCATCCCCACAGGGGTTATATTATCTGTCCTAGACGGAGGTACTCTCATCCCCACAGGGGTTATAGTATTATCTCTCCTAGACGGAGGTACTCTCATCCCCACAGGGGTTATAGTATTATCTCTCCTAGACGGAGGTACTCTCATCCCCACAGGGGTTATAGTATTATCTCTCCTAGACGGAGGTACTCTCATCCCCACAGGGGTTATATTATCTCTACTAGACGGAGGTACTCTCATCCACAGGGGTTATATTATTATCTCTCCTAGACGGGGGTACTCTCATCCACACAGTGGTTATATTATTATCTCTCCTAGACGGAGGTACTCTCATGCACACAGGGGTTATATTATTATCTCTCCTAGACGGAGGTACTCTCATGCACACAGGGGTTATATTATTATCTCTCCTAGACGGAGGTACTCTCATCCACAGGGGTTATATTATTATCTCTCCTAGACGGAGGTACTCTCATCCACACAGGGGTTATATTATTATCTCTCCTAGACGGAGGTACTCTCATGCACACAGGGGTTATATTATTATCTCTCCTAGACGGAAATACTCTCATGCACACAGGGGTTATATTATTATCTCTCCTAGACGGAGGTACTCTCATCCACAGGGGTTATATTATTATCTCTCCTAGACGGAGGTACTCTCATCCACACAGGGGTTATATTATTATCTCTCCTAGACGGAGGTACTCTCATCCACACAGGGGTTATATTATTATCTCTCCTAGACGGAGGTACTCTCATCCACACAGTGGTTATATTATTATCTCTCCTAGACGGAGGTACTCTCATCCACGGGTTATATTATTATCTCTACTAGACGGAGGTACTCTCATGCACAGGGGTTATATTATTATCTCTCCTAGACGGAGGTACTCTCATGCACACAGGGGTTATATTATTATCTCTCCTAGACGGAGGTACTCTCATCCACACAGTGGTTATATTATTATCTCTACTAGACGGAGGTACTCTCATCCACACAGGGGTTATATTATTATCTCTCCTAGACGGAGGTACTCTCATCCACAGGGGTTATAGTATTATCTCTCCTAGACGGAGGTACTCTCATCCCCACAGGGGTTATATTATTATCTCTCCTAGACGGCCATCTTGTGGGCGGAGCAAACATCGTctggaatgcagcctatccagtcactaggaagtACAGGGCTCCTGTAGCTGTTTCTTACTATGATTTAAATACCTGACACAGAACACAGTAAAACATGCATGCTTGTAAAACGTGTATGGGCTAACTCTGCTGCTGGTGAGTGCACACGCACTTTTGCACAAGATCGTTCCATTGTTAATTTGTGAGTTTGAGGAagattataaaaccaaatcaacagatgcgatgggTAAGATA
Proteins encoded:
- the LOC142109259 gene encoding dnaJ homolog subfamily A member 1-like, encoding MVKETMYYDLLGLPPTASSDDIKRAFRRLALKYHPDKNPNAGDKFKQISKAYEVLSDANKRALYDRGGESAVIGDRTNVGSARGSQLNILNIFFGGRSRTWPRADRRGRTVTHHLFVSLEDLYNGATRKLSIQKNVICPNCKGLGAQQGSVIQCPKCQGTGMETRIIGGCIPGMMHSLQTTCSECQGEGEHIRPCDRCPVCNGRKVTREKKILSVHIDRGMKNRQKMIFHEEGDQVPHSPPGDIVIVLEQREHPVFQRNNSDLLTIMEIELADALCGCRQRVRTLDGRSILVRSRPGEVIKPGDVKCIASEGMPVFRRPSERGNLIIQFKVKFPEPGWVPVEHLQQLQELFPSQAKPDLPEETEEVDLSNYDPSEDHKSSCRREAYDEDGVQYSHPRQCQTS